A segment of the Bos mutus isolate GX-2022 chromosome 17, NWIPB_WYAK_1.1, whole genome shotgun sequence genome:
CCCGTATCTGAGAGGGGCTTCCGTGTAGGAACTCCTGGGGCCAggcctttatggcagaaagtgaccaAAGGGGCGTTATAGGTTTCAGAagcggtggggggggggggggcgtctACCTGAACTGTGGCTAGAAATGGGTGCAGAGAAAGAAACCGGAACCTGGGGGGTTGTCACCACTCAAGGGGTCACAGAGGAGCTCAGAAGCTTCCAGCCTGGGTTGGGACCGGCTGCGCCCGAGGGCCAAGCACCTGGACTCAGCACCCGGAGGCAGAGGAGGGTCATGCGGGGGGCCTGAGTGCTGCTGTCTCTGAGCTGCTTGACTTGAGGAGATTCCCAGACCGTTTAGAAACCGGGAGAGCCCATTGACTAGAGCAGAGCAAGGCTGGAGACGAGTGACGGGCACACAGCACGCTTACTGCAGCCCCCAAACTGCAAGGGTGCAGCTGGCCCTCAGCGGAGCTGCTCCTTCACCAGCTGCGCCAGCTTCTGGGCCATCTGAGGGTCCCACTGGGCCTCCTGGGGGTCCTGAGACTGGAGCACATGCCTGTGGGCCTTCTGGACGAGCTCAGGGCCCAGGGCAGCCTCCACACGGGCCCACCACGCGGCAAGCTGGGGCCAGTCTCGGAAGAGGTTGCAGCCGACGGGAGAGGGCTGGGGAAACAGGGCAGCTGGGGCTTGGGCTCAGCCCGCACCCAGAGCACCCCCGGGGGCAAGTGGGCAGGAGAACCTCACCTGCATCAGCTCCGTGAATGCCATCAGATCCTCCAGGGAGACCTGCCCAGAGGCCAGGAAAGGCCTGGCTGCCAGTAGCTCCTGATCAAGGTGCCCCAGAGCGGGCGTCAGCTTCCCCAGCAGCTGCTCTACCTGCGTGGCGTCCATGGGCTGCTGGGAGAAGTGGAGCA
Coding sequences within it:
- the LOC102278818 gene encoding glutathione S-transferase theta-1, which produces MDATQVEQLLGKLTPALGHLDQELLAARPFLASGQVSLEDLMAFTELMQPSPVGCNLFRDWPQLAAWWARVEAALGPELVQKAHRHVLQSQDPQEAQWDPQMAQKLAQLVKEQLR